From Trichoderma atroviride chromosome 1, complete sequence, one genomic window encodes:
- a CDS encoding uncharacterized protein (BUSCO:EOG092D0B5M), translated as MQTGGIFSITSRILVVDLLTGLLSPELITGLVVLHADRIVATSLEAFILRVYRQKNKVGFLKAFSDNPDPFTTGFSPLTTMMRNLFLKKASLWPRFHVAVAQSLEGRKKAEVIELEVPMTDSMTDIQNAIMECVEVSIHELKKGNSGLEMDDWNLDSALLKNFDVIVRRQLDPNWHRVSWKTRQIVNDLTILRGLLSNILTYDAVSFLQHLDTIHAAHSPPPGSTRQSQSPWLFLDAAQTIFDTARRRVYSASPKNVSQSGENIDSLRPVLEELPKWGILAEVLEEIDRDLFFEPKARDDSNGGILIMCSNTDTCRQLRDYLQTMHVKPKVDKEKLPVVDDPEFERERTEEARRPSANFMMRRKLRNYLRWKRQFAQVSASLFAENQKALNGASDPRPGHGGLRGGKAPANKRRRMRGGASSMAMYGRTDNGSIAQYFEKPAEVADLMAEVQITEEEAQQQKEDIIADPLEDMEDYYQLFEMQDLVVVHAYDGDQDEHVLEEVKPRYIIMYEPDASFIRRVEVYRSSHNDRNVRVYFLYYGGSVEEQRYLSSVRREKDAFTKLIKERASMSLVMTVDPHGAEDPQEAFLRTVNTRIAGGGKLAATAEPPRVVVDVREFRSSLPSLLHGRSMVVVPCMLTVGDYILSPNICVERKSISDLISSFKDGRLYSQAETMFQYYKNPMLLIEFDQNKSFTLEPFADLSGSLNSVAPTNVSSDLQSKLVLLTLAFPKLRIIWSSSPYETAEIFASLKTLEHEPDPIAAVQAGLDKDSKVEDQVFNQEPQEMLTIVPGVTPQNIKSLVIDTENIREVANMEPKELEPIVGRASANKIHGFFNRNVMEEDD; from the coding sequence ATGCAAACGGGGGGTATATTCAGCATTACGTCTCGTATTCTCGTCGTCGACCTCCTTACGGGACTGTTGAGTCCCGAGCTCATCACCGGCCTTGTTGTCCTTCATGCAGACAGAATTGTTGCCACTTCCTTGGAGGCCTTCATCCTTCGAGTGTACAGgcaaaagaacaaggtcGGCTTCCTCAAGGCCTTTTCGGACAATCCGGATCCTTTTACCACGGGCTTCTCACCATTGACCACCATGATGAGAAATCTGTTTCTCAAAAAGGCGTCTCTCTGGCCAAGATTCCACGTTGCCGTTGCACAATCTCTTGAAGGCAGGAAAAAGGCCGAAGTTATTGAGCTTGAGGTCCCCATGACGGACTCCATGACGGATATTCAGAATGCAATCATGGAATGCGTCGAAGTCAGCATCCACGAGCTCAAAAAGGGCAACTCGGGCCTGGAAATGGACGATTGGAACCTTGATAGCGCTCTACTCAAGAACTTTGACGTAATTGTCCGTCGCCAGCTCGATCCCAATTGGCATCGGGTCAGTTGGAAGACACGGCAGATTGTCAACGACTTAACCATCCTCCGTGGGCTGCTCAGCAACATCCTCACCTACGATGCTGTGTCTTTCTTGCAGCATCTCGACACTATTCACGCCGCACACTCCCCTCCTCCCGGGTCGACCCGACAATCCCAATCACCTTGGCTGTTCTTGGATGCTGCCCAAACCATATTTGACACCGCCCGGAGGCGCGTTTACTCTGCGAGTCCCAAAAACGTATCGCAAAGCGGCGAAAATATTGATTCTTTGCGACCCGTTCTTGAGGAATTGCCAAAATGGGGTATCCTGGCAGAAGTCCTGGAGGAGATTGATCGAGATCTGTTTTTTGAGCCCAAGGCTCGAGATGACTCTAACGGGGGCATATTAATCATGTGCTCAAATACAGATACCTGTCGGCAGCTTCGTGACTATCTTCAAACCATGCATGTGAAGCCAAAGGTagacaaggagaagcttCCTGTCGTAGACGACCCCGAATTCGAACGTGAACGCACCGAGGAAGCCCGCCGACCGTCTGCCAACTTTATGATGAGGCGGAAACTTCGAAACTACCTACGGTGGAAACGACAGTTTGCGCAAGTCAGCGCCAGCTTGTTCGCCGAGAATCAAAAGGCTCTCAACGGTGCGTCGGACCCACGGCCGGGACACGGCGGCCTGAGAGGAGGCAAAGCGCCAGCAAACAAGAGGCGGAGAATGCGAGGCGGAGCCAGCTCAATGGCCATGTATGGACGTACTGACAACGGGAGCATTGCGCAATATTTTGAGAAACCGGCCGAGGTGGCCGATCTCATGGCAGAAGTCCAGATcacagaagaggaagcgcagcagcagaaagaagacatTATCGCCGATCCGCTGGAAGACATGGAAGACTACTATCAGCTATTTGAGATGCAGGACCTGGTTGTTGTGCACGCCTACGACGGAGACCAGGATGAGCATGTGTTGGAAGAAGTCAAGCCACGATACATCATCATGTATGAGCCGGACGCCTCCTTTATTCGCCGGGTGGAAGTATACCGTTCATCTCACAATGACCGCAATGTCCGAGTGTACTTTCTGTATTACGGGGGCTCAGTCGAGGAGCAGCGCTATCTGTCTTCCGTCAGACGGGAAAAGGACGCCTTCACCAAGCTAATCAAGGAGCGAGCGAGCATGTCGTTGGTCATGACGGTCGACCCGCACGGCGCAGAAGACCCGCAGGAGGCCTTTCTGCGAACCGTCAACACCCGCATCGCCGGAGGCGGTAAGCTGGCGGCGACGGCCGAGCCGCCTCGGGTCGTTGTCGATGTGCGAGAATTCAGGTCttcgctgccgtcgctgctgcacGGACGCTCCATGGTTGTAGTGCCATGCATGCTGACGGTGGGCGATTACATCTTGTCGCCCAACATTTGCGTAGAGCGGAAGTCCATCAGCGACTTGATCTCGTCCTTCAAGGACGGCAGACTGTACAGCCAAGCGGAAACCATGTTTCAGTATTACAAGAACCCCATGCTACTGATTGAATTCGACCAGAACAAGTCATTCACCCTAGAGCCCTTTGCCGATCTGTCGGGCAGCCTCAACAGCGTGGCCCCCACCAACGTGTCGTCAGATCTCCAGTCTAAGCTGGTGCTACTGACGCTGGCCTTTCCTAAGCTGCGCATCATCTGGTCATCTTCCCCATACGAGACAGCAGAGATATTCGCCTCTCTGAAAACCCTGGAGCACGAACCTGATCCGATTGCAGCAGTGCAGGCAGGCCTGGACAAGGACTCCAAGGTGGAAGATCAAGTCTTCAACCAAGAGCCGCAGGAAATGCTGACCATTGTACCGGGCGTGACGCCGCAGAACATCAAGAGCCTCGTCATTGATACGGAGAACATACGGGAGGTGGCCAACATGGAGCCCAAGGAGCTAGAGCCGATTGTAGGCAGAGCATCGGCCAACAAAATTCACGGCTTCTTTAATAGGAATGtgatggaggaagatgacTGA
- a CDS encoding uncharacterized protein (EggNog:ENOG41): MIILRNRTTIAHLRYKRDIINPYTRRTFVSKHINMDSGNNQQKKEGEKQFSIQPIQDNAAVDPKFAAHQAHPGPAVAKNMPPEQGTKEERQARKEELNK; the protein is encoded by the exons ATGATTATTCTTCGTAACAGAACTACTATTGCACATTTACGTTATAAACGCGATATCATAAACCCATATACAAGGAGAACATTCGTCTCAAAGCATATCAACATGGATTCCGGCAACAACCAGCAAAAGAAGGAG GGCGAGAAGCAATTCTCCATCCAGCCCATCCAGGACAACGCCGCCGTCGACCCCAAGTTTGCTGCGCACCAGGCTCATCCAGGCCCGGCCGTGGCCAAGAACATGCCTCCAGAACAGGgcaccaaggaggagcgCCAGGCTAGAAAGGAGGAGCTGAACAAATAA
- a CDS encoding uncharacterized protein (EggNog:ENOG41~TransMembrane:2 (i7-26o32-51i)), with protein sequence MGAVVSCFEAIFRTIGSVIMAIISGIGNMLTAIINGIVAFFGIIIGCLTCGRSGGRRHRHRGMRGSRMRSTV encoded by the exons ATGGGTGCCGTCGTATCTTGC TTCGAAGCCATCTTCCGGACCATCGGCTccgtcatcatggccattATCAGCGGCATCGGCAACATGCTCACCGCGATCATTAacggcatcgtcgccttcttcggcatcatcatcggttGCCTGACATGCGGCCGCTCTGGAGGCAGGCGTCACAGGCATCGAGGAATGCGAGGCTCCAGAATGCGGAGCACGGTATaa